The Thiobacillus sp. genome contains the following window.
GTCGAACGCTACTCCCACGTAATGCACATCGTCTCCAACGTGGAAGGCAAGCTGAAACCGGGCCTGACGGCCATGGATGTGCTGCGGGCGACATTTCCGGCGGGCACCGTGTCCGGCGCCCCCAAGATCCGGGCCATGGAGATCATCGACGAACTGGAGCCCAGCAAGCGGGGCATCTATGCCGGTGCCGTGGGCTACCTGGGCTTCAACGGCGACATGGACGTGGCCATCGCCATCCGCACCGCCGTGGTGAAGGACGGCACCCTCTACGTCCAGGCGGGAGCGGGCATCGTCGCCGACTCCGTGCCGGAAAATGAGTGGACGGAGACCCGCAACAAGGCCCGGGCCGTCATCCGCGCCGCCGAACTGGCCCTGACCAAGCCCCAAGATAACGCGGTCTAAATACGGTCCGGACCGTTCCTACCCATTTCGGACCCGGAAATCCCGCATTTTTTGGCTGCCCTGGCAGCCGTTCAATGCGAAAATTCCGGGTCGTATGCATCCAAGCTTCAATTCCCATGAGAAATGACCTGACGCGTGCCTTTCAGCGGGCACACCGACCCATCGCGCCCGAGCGCCTGCGCCGGCTGCGCCAGATCAATCTGCAACTGGCCGCCCTGGATCAGCCGGGCTGGCTAGGTGACGAGGACCACTGGCTGGAGATCGCCGACGATCTGCTGCGCAACTACCGCCAGCACCGGCGCCTGCTCCAGGACTACCGCTGCCCCGCCGACCAGCGCATCCAGGACTTCGTCAACGGCTACCTGCTGCGCAACGGCAACGACGATCATGTGGCCCTGCCCGCCGTGAGCTTCGTGCTGGACGGCCCCGGCCTGGCGGCGGAACTCTCCCTGCCCGTGGAGGACGACCGTTTCGAATCCCCCTGGATCACATCCTACCGGGTGAAGCAGGGCGTGCTGCACAACCCCCAGAAGGACCGCCGCACCACGGAGGGCGTGTTCCACGTGGTGGATGGCGGCCTGCCCGTCGCCTGGGACAAGAAGGTCGTCCCCGTGGCCACCTTCGCCGCCCTGTTCAAGGCGGCCATGAACCCGCCGGAAGCCCTCACCCGCCTGCCCTTCACCAGCGGCCAGGAACGGGAAGCCCACATGTGGGTGTCCCTGCTGCTGCGCCCCCTGGTGTCTCCTGCCGTGCCCGGCGTCATGCCGGAGAAGCGCATGGAAACCCGCTTCTTCGCCCCCGGTGGCCTGGTATCCAACCTGGACTTCGTGGAACGCATCTTCGGCAACGGCGGCGACCCCTACCTGCCCCAGAACGACGCGGGCCTGGATGTGGACCACTGGTCCGGCCACACGGGCTGCGTGATCCTGGCCCCCCACCTCATCGAGCTCACCAAGAAGGCGGTGGGCCTGCCCCACTGGGACCAGGCCACGGAACGCCAGCGCCGGGACGGCATGTGCTGGCAGGACGAGAACGAGAAATACAACGACGGCTCCGCCTTCAAGGTGGTATGCCGGGACTTGAACGGCGTCATCGTCACCCTCATTGCCGACAACTACTTCGGCTATTCAAAGAAGGAGATCAAGTCCCAGATCTCCTACGCCACCAACCTGTTCGGCGGCTGCGAGGAGGAACACTCCGGCGGCGCCCTGGCCTTCCCCCGCTTCAACCTGGGTGACAGCTACATCCTGGATTCCAAGTACCTGGCGGATGGCCACACCTATGCCGAGCTGCAGACCAGCTATGCCGACCTCATCGATTTCCGCCCCGAGGGTTATGGCGTGGACCGGAACTGGCGCCAGGTCATCTTCCTGCCGGAGGATGCCCGCCTGGACCTGCTGGAACAGCGTGCCACCTGGCAGACCAATGGCGAAGCCCAAAGCCTCAAGCTGCTGGCTGGGTACACCTACTTCTATCCCTGCGGCCTCAAGGTGCACCTGCAGAAGCACCCCCACGCCCCTTCCTGGCGCCTGGTGGGCACCGAGGCGGAAGGCACCTTCTGCTACAAGCCCTGCACCGTGTCCGGTGGCGGCAAGTCGGAAATCTCCAAATCCCTGGTGAGCGCCCTGCTGTCCGGTCCCTACTACGTGCAGAACCTGAAAGAGGATCTGGACCAGGTGGAAGTCATCTTCCAGCGGGATTTCTCCACCCGCTACAAGTCCGGCGACACCTCCGATCAGCGGGGCTTGCTGGACATGAGCCGCACCCTGGGCTCCGTCATCCGCCTGCTGACGCCATCCGAGGAATACTCCCAGGAGTACAACGCCTGGCTGACCACCATTCCCCAACACATCCGCGCCCTGGTGTTCGTCATCAAGCGCTTCTACCGTGAGGAATGGGGCCAGGAAGGGGAAAACGCCTGGCGCGAGCACTTCCACGTTGACCTGGTGAATAACCACCCCGCCCATGAACTTAAGTATCACCGCCGGGAGCTGGTGGCCAGCTTCATGCGCCTGGGCCGCCTGGAGGACAACACCTGGCGAGTGTACAAGCTGCGCCAGGATTTCGTGCGTGCCGGCAAGATCCAGCTGGCGGACGACATTGCCGTGTCCACCACCCTGCCTGCGCGCCACATGGCCCACCCCCGGCCCAACAGCCTCAACGCACCGGCGGTGAAGATCGTGGCCAACTGCGAAGCCCGCCTGTTCCAGCGCCCGGACGACGCCAAGCTGCGGGGCGTGGACGCCCAGACGGAACGGGACCTCACCGAAGCGGACAACTTCATCTCCAACTTCGAGCCCCTCACCCGCCAGGACGCCAGCGAGCTCACCGAGGACGTAGTGAATTTCCACCACTACACCCCGGAGATGCAGCGCTTCATCCGGGAGGCGGCCCAGGAGGACGGCTACTTCGTCTCTTCCGCCCACGCCCGCCTGGTGAACGGCAAGCCCAGCCCCAACGTGCGTTACCTGCAGAAGCGTCCGGACCTGCTGGCACCCCGGGAAAGCCACGTGGCCCAGATGGGCGCCCGCCTGGCCCGGCGCATGCCCGCCGACGCCCCGGTGCACTGGCCCGTGGACGCCATGCTGCCCGGCCGCCGCAACAATCCGGCCAGACCCGGCATCCGCCCCCTGGCCGTTTACGGCCCCCTGCACTACCAGGACCTGCCCGAACTGTTCATGGACTTCATCGCCAGCCTGTCTGGCAAATCCCCTTCCACCACCGGCGCGGGTTCCGAGGGAGCCCTCACCAAGGGCCCCTTCAACGCCCTCACCTATACGGCGGACCTGAACAACGCCCTGGTGTCCTTCATGCTCTGCGGCCACGACGGCTTCTCCAGCGCCGCAGGCTTCATCGGCGCCAACAGGCGCGTGGACCACGACGTCAGCTTCCTGGTGCCGGAGATCTGGTGCCGCCTGTCACCCAAGGAGCGCAGCGCCCAGTGGCTCATCGACAAGGGCTACCTGGAAAAGGTGCGGGACTTCGACCACAACGGCCTGCACGTGCCGGCCAGCCGCCTGGGCTACCGCATCACCGCCCGCTTCCTTCACGCCTACCTGGGCAAGCTGTTCGACGACCCGGTGGGCATCTTCGACGAGGCCATGCTGCGACCGGAGACCCAGAACCTGGACGACTTCGCCGACGGCGTGTTGCACATCGCCGAAATGCACCAGAAGGTGGCCCAGGGGTACCTGGCCGATGGCTCCGTGGAAGACGCCTGCCCCCCTCTCAAGGCCCTGCTGCACATCATGGCCGAAGGCCAATACGAGGGTAAGGACCTGGCCCACCCGGACATTCGCGCCCTGTTCACCAGGGAGTACCTGCTGGCCAGCGAATGGTACCAGGAGCGCCTCGTCATCAAGCAGCAGCGGGACCTGGAAATGGCCCGTCACCAGGTGGCCTACCTGGACAGTTTCCTCAATTCCACCACCTGTTGCGAACCCGACCTGCGGGTGCACTGCGAGGCCCGTCTCCTGCGGGCCAAGGCCCGCCTGTCGGAAGTGGAATCTGCCGCCTACCTGGAGGGACTGCGGGGCGGACTGGGTGCGGACTGGGTGCATCGAACGGCTTGAAGTCCCTGGCACTGCCCAGTCTTTCGGCGCCCACTCCAGGACCAGGAAACCCAGCATGACCGAACTCATTCGCCTGTCCAAGCTCATGTCCGAGCGGGGTATCTGCTCCCGCCGGGAGGCGGACGCCTTCATCGAGCAAGGCCTGGTGTTCGTGGACGGCCAGCGCATTTCCGAGCTGGGCACCCGGGTGGACCCCAACTGCAAGATCCATCTGGCCCAGCAGGCCCAGAAACAGCAGCAGCAACGGGTGACGATCCTGCTGCACAAGCCCGTGGGCTTCGTCTCCGGCCAGCCGGAGCCCGGCTATCAGCCCGCCGTCACACTGATCCGCCCGGAGAGCCAGTGGCAGGAAGGTGGGGGCCCCCGCTTCTCCCCCGCCATGCTCAAGGGACTGGCCCCCGCCGGACGACTGGACATCGACTCCACCGGGCTGCTGGTGCTCACCCAGGACGGCCGCGTGGCCAAGCAGCTCATCGGCGACGACTCCCAGGTGGACAAGGAATACCTGGTACGGGTGGAAGGGC
Protein-coding sequences here:
- a CDS encoding rRNA pseudouridine synthase yields the protein MTELIRLSKLMSERGICSRREADAFIEQGLVFVDGQRISELGTRVDPNCKIHLAQQAQKQQQQRVTILLHKPVGFVSGQPEPGYQPAVTLIRPESQWQEGGGPRFSPAMLKGLAPAGRLDIDSTGLLVLTQDGRVAKQLIGDDSQVDKEYLVRVEGLLSERGLALLNHGLELDGRQLRPAKVSWQNEDQLKFILREGRKRQIRRMCELVGLKVVGLKRVRIGQVSLGHLPLGQWRPLQPGERF